From one Gemmatimonadaceae bacterium genomic stretch:
- a CDS encoding c-type cytochrome: MRAESGARLLVVFGAVALAVLTVVAVRVPARAVELRGRLPDDGGWSPGAISARVGEPLTLRMTSDDVVHGFAIGQSARPAVDLLPGKWMTTTVVFDKPGKYTYYCTRWCGPNHWRMRGTIEVTGSGARVLADSVPLFLRLKLDLDQAHPSDLLPAETPTAARAGGLPTPVALDGGDLRTQSPAQVWRALRKHPGNARLTDQQLWDEVAAVWRAATSRERLAEGRQLYRDNCAACHGETGRGDGVMAKALVAGPAADPSGIEHSGMPGMSGHGTVAPTDFTNKRNMLGASAAFLQGKLIRGGMGTGMPYWGPIFTESQLWALVDHLWTFQFDYESGAGSSGASRTTHDSASKPAMRPH; this comes from the coding sequence ATGAGAGCCGAATCGGGGGCGCGTCTGCTTGTCGTCTTCGGTGCGGTCGCACTGGCCGTACTGACCGTGGTTGCTGTACGGGTGCCAGCCCGTGCGGTCGAGCTGCGCGGACGCCTGCCGGATGACGGCGGGTGGTCGCCGGGCGCTATCAGCGCGCGGGTGGGTGAACCGCTCACACTGCGCATGACCTCGGACGATGTGGTGCATGGCTTTGCGATCGGTCAGAGCGCTCGACCGGCGGTGGACCTTCTGCCCGGCAAATGGATGACGACGACGGTGGTCTTCGATAAGCCGGGCAAGTACACGTATTACTGCACGCGCTGGTGCGGGCCGAATCACTGGCGGATGCGCGGCACGATTGAAGTCACGGGTTCAGGCGCGCGCGTGCTGGCGGACTCGGTGCCGCTGTTTCTGCGCCTCAAGCTCGATCTCGATCAGGCCCATCCGAGTGACCTCCTGCCAGCGGAGACGCCGACGGCGGCGCGTGCTGGTGGTTTGCCCACCCCTGTGGCTCTAGACGGTGGAGATCTGCGGACGCAGAGTCCGGCACAGGTATGGCGCGCGCTGCGGAAGCACCCTGGGAATGCCCGCCTGACTGATCAGCAGCTTTGGGATGAAGTCGCGGCTGTCTGGCGAGCGGCGACGTCCCGAGAGCGTCTGGCCGAGGGCCGCCAACTCTACCGGGATAATTGCGCAGCGTGCCACGGAGAGACGGGACGCGGCGATGGCGTGATGGCGAAGGCGCTGGTGGCCGGCCCCGCGGCTGACCCCTCGGGCATCGAGCACAGCGGCATGCCCGGAATGTCGGGGCACGGAACCGTGGCTCCAACCGACTTCACCAACAAGCGAAACATGCTGGGGGCGAGCGCCGCGTTCCTGCAGGGCAAGCTCATCCGCGGCGGCATGGGCACCGGGATGCCGTATTGGGGGCCGATCTTCACGGAGTCGCAGTTATGGGCGCTGGTCGACCACCTGTGGACTTTTCAGTTCGACTACGAATCAGGTGCGGGCTCCTCTGGCGCATCTCGGACGACACACGACAGCGCATCGAAGCCGGCGATGAGACCCCACTGA
- a CDS encoding 4Fe-4S binding protein — translation MTERGVVGSKRAVGTASGGVGSSGRRRADLPQLPAPLGTESRWDLLRWPVLNAVLRSRWPQLLVRVAALAGFLIAVLTGLLGTPVGNHNLGIVLVWIAWWTIMMLVALPFFGRGWCSICPIPMPGEWLQHGALLTPRRNGAGLKRAWPARFKNIWLQNGAFSAVAVCSAVVLTQPRITAVVLLAFLFVAIGTSLVYERRAFCRYLCPVGGFIGLYAQLAPVAIRVKNKATCAAHTEKSCYRGSADGAGCPWMLYPGALAKNTYCGMCMECVRTCPHDNIALTLRPFGADLRSPAGRRLDEAFKGFIMLGAAMVYSAVMLGPWGDLKMAAYDIGSARWLAYAFAVLVFINGVLPGLFLGAVSAGRALAGSTQTVKRSFIAFSYALVPLGLMAWIAFSLSFVFASISYLWPTMSDPFGVGWNLFGTAHATWQPYLTRSVPTMQALVLVVGFTSSAVTAHRIGAEEHEQRAALLQAAPVIVYCFLITASLMGLLIA, via the coding sequence ATGACCGAGCGCGGCGTCGTCGGATCTAAGCGGGCCGTCGGGACTGCCTCGGGGGGCGTGGGCTCATCCGGCCGGCGGCGGGCTGACCTGCCGCAGTTGCCAGCACCTCTTGGTACGGAGAGCCGTTGGGATCTTCTGCGCTGGCCCGTATTGAACGCGGTGCTGCGCAGTCGCTGGCCGCAATTGCTCGTGCGAGTTGCCGCGCTCGCCGGGTTTCTCATCGCCGTGCTCACCGGATTACTGGGCACCCCGGTGGGCAATCACAACTTGGGCATCGTGCTGGTCTGGATCGCGTGGTGGACGATCATGATGCTCGTCGCGTTGCCGTTCTTCGGGCGGGGCTGGTGCAGCATCTGCCCGATTCCGATGCCCGGTGAATGGCTGCAGCACGGGGCGCTCCTCACCCCGCGGCGGAACGGGGCTGGGCTGAAAAGGGCATGGCCGGCGCGCTTCAAGAACATCTGGCTGCAGAATGGCGCCTTTTCCGCCGTTGCGGTCTGCAGCGCCGTCGTGCTGACTCAACCGCGCATCACAGCGGTCGTTCTGCTGGCCTTCCTCTTCGTCGCCATCGGCACCAGCCTGGTGTACGAACGCCGCGCCTTCTGCCGGTATCTCTGCCCGGTCGGCGGGTTCATCGGCTTGTACGCGCAACTCGCTCCCGTGGCGATTCGCGTCAAGAACAAGGCCACCTGCGCCGCGCACACCGAGAAGAGCTGTTATCGCGGCAGCGCAGACGGCGCCGGGTGCCCGTGGATGCTGTACCCGGGGGCACTCGCGAAGAACACCTACTGCGGCATGTGCATGGAGTGCGTGCGCACCTGCCCGCACGACAACATCGCCCTGACGCTCAGGCCGTTCGGCGCGGATCTCCGCTCACCGGCAGGGCGTCGGCTGGATGAGGCGTTCAAGGGCTTCATCATGCTGGGCGCAGCCATGGTCTACTCGGCGGTCATGCTGGGGCCGTGGGGAGACCTGAAGATGGCCGCCTACGACATCGGATCGGCGCGGTGGTTGGCATACGCATTCGCGGTGCTCGTGTTCATCAACGGCGTGCTGCCCGGGCTGTTTCTGGGCGCCGTCAGCGCTGGTCGCGCGCTCGCTGGGTCAACACAAACCGTCAAACGGTCGTTCATTGCGTTCTCGTACGCGCTGGTGCCCCTGGGCCTGATGGCCTGGATCGCGTTCAGTCTTTCGTTTGTATTCGCCAGCATCTCGTACCTCTGGCCGACGATGAGCGATCCGTTCGGCGTTGGCTGGAACCTCTTCGGGACGGCGCACGCAACCTGGCAGCCGTATCTGACGCGCAGTGTCCCGACGATGCAGGCCCTCGTGCTGGTTGTCGGTTTCACCTCGTCCGCCGTGACCGCGCACCGTATAGGTGCCGAGGAGCACGAGCAACGGGCGGCGCTGCTGCAGGCCGCACCTGTCATCGTTTACTGCTTTCTCATCACCGCGAGTTTGATGGGGCTGTTGATCGCATGA
- a CDS encoding cupredoxin domain-containing protein translates to MKRSRVITTALVLALGAGVIAFAPLPGASAKPANRHFRVEASAFKYTPATIRVNAGDHVTIDLVSTDVVHGLYVDGYDVSVTADPGRTASLSFVANRTGMFRLRCSVTCGAMHPFMIGKLHVGRNDLLWRALVLTLFAGLAGILLARVREVRQ, encoded by the coding sequence ATGAAACGAAGTCGCGTCATCACAACCGCATTGGTTCTCGCGCTCGGCGCAGGCGTCATCGCCTTCGCTCCGCTACCGGGCGCGTCGGCTAAGCCCGCGAACCGCCATTTTCGTGTCGAGGCCAGCGCCTTCAAGTACACGCCGGCCACGATACGAGTGAACGCCGGAGACCACGTCACCATCGACCTCGTGTCCACTGATGTCGTCCATGGCCTGTACGTCGATGGCTATGACGTCAGCGTCACCGCCGATCCCGGGCGTACCGCCTCACTCTCTTTTGTGGCGAATCGCACCGGTATGTTCCGTCTGCGCTGTTCGGTCACGTGCGGTGCGATGCACCCGTTCATGATTGGCAAGCTGCACGTCGGCAGGAACGACTTGCTCTGGCGTGCGCTGGTGCTCACCCTGTTTGCCGGACTGGCGGGGATATTGCTGGCGCGGGTGCGAGAAGTGCGGCAATGA
- a CDS encoding PCYCGC motif-containing (lipo)protein has protein sequence MRDQKRTPQYASLSTLQPRVKRGTAELQREESGLSKWRRCKRLILGALSTILIGCSGSSSTTTNHAPKMASMTMMPDAVHRAAAVTQEAYQFAVANPETLQGIPCYCGCGGMGHTSNYSCYVQRVSSPGTPVFDTHAIGCSICVDITLDAMRLSKQGKSLPEIKAYVHDTYARFGPSNM, from the coding sequence GTGCGCGATCAGAAGCGCACACCGCAGTATGCGTCCTTGTCCACTCTTCAGCCGCGCGTAAAGCGGGGTACGGCAGAACTCCAGCGCGAGGAATCTGGCTTGTCGAAGTGGAGACGATGTAAACGCCTGATCCTCGGCGCGCTGAGCACCATCCTAATCGGTTGCAGCGGCTCGTCCTCGACGACGACCAACCACGCGCCCAAGATGGCATCCATGACGATGATGCCAGACGCGGTGCACAGGGCGGCTGCGGTGACCCAGGAGGCGTATCAGTTCGCTGTCGCGAATCCGGAGACTCTGCAGGGGATCCCCTGCTACTGCGGCTGCGGCGGCATGGGTCACACATCGAACTACTCGTGCTACGTCCAGCGTGTCAGCAGCCCTGGCACGCCGGTCTTCGACACGCACGCGATAGGTTGCTCGATCTGCGTGGACATCACGCTGGACGCGATGCGGCTATCGAAGCAAGGGAAGAGCCTGCCGGAGATCAAGGCATACGTACACGACACGTATGCACGCTTCGGTCCCTCGAACATGTAG
- a CDS encoding DUF411 domain-containing protein produces MLTLGASRWWLGRVPWASDPNATRIVVYASPTCDCCRAWMRHLKSSGFAVTKQLMNDVTSKKQQLGVPEDLWSCHTALVEGYAVEGHVPADLIQQMLSERRAIAGLAAPGMPNGSPGMEGPTRDRYEVIAFTRTGATEVYAVRGLV; encoded by the coding sequence GTGCTCACGCTAGGCGCCTCCCGCTGGTGGCTGGGACGCGTGCCCTGGGCCTCCGATCCCAACGCCACCAGGATCGTCGTCTACGCGTCTCCGACCTGCGACTGCTGCCGCGCGTGGATGCGGCACCTGAAGAGCAGCGGATTCGCGGTGACGAAGCAACTGATGAACGACGTGACGTCGAAGAAGCAGCAGCTCGGCGTCCCGGAGGACCTCTGGTCCTGTCACACGGCCCTCGTGGAAGGCTACGCCGTCGAGGGGCATGTCCCGGCGGACCTGATTCAGCAGATGCTGAGCGAACGGCGTGCCATTGCCGGACTCGCGGCGCCAGGCATGCCGAACGGGTCGCCAGGAATGGAGGGGCCGACTCGAGACCGATATGAGGTGATTGCATTCACGCGAACGGGCGCCACCGAAGTGTACGCCGTGCGAGGGCTGGTCTAA
- a CDS encoding HD-GYP domain-containing protein, protein MSLRFNPPPSRGTRLAALAILVASIATLHFAIPTTTHGWHELHIVLRKAYFIPPLLAAVWFGLGGAAWTTVAVSVLFTGHAFLNWPGNYMEQANQVGELATFWVVGLLAGYWFDRQRSLLEGLATAHEETVNGLVSALDLREHHTGMHSQRVRAYTLLLADQLGVSEQSRRDIAYGALLHDVGKIAVPDHILLKPGRLTDDEWMEVFKHPEEGYRIMRRVPFLRNAADIVRTHHERIDGSGYPRGLTGGQIPLGARLFAVADVYDALTSDRPYHAAITYEQAAAEIWAGLGSHFAPTAVAAFFAVPREKLEAVASRWKDVEVASHATAKL, encoded by the coding sequence ATGTCCCTGCGATTCAATCCGCCGCCTTCGCGCGGAACGCGCCTGGCGGCTCTCGCAATACTCGTAGCGAGCATTGCGACGCTGCACTTCGCCATTCCGACGACGACGCATGGCTGGCACGAACTGCACATCGTGCTGCGGAAAGCCTACTTCATCCCGCCCCTGCTCGCCGCGGTCTGGTTCGGCCTCGGCGGTGCCGCGTGGACGACGGTCGCCGTGAGTGTGCTCTTCACCGGCCACGCATTCCTGAACTGGCCGGGCAACTACATGGAACAGGCAAATCAAGTCGGGGAGCTGGCAACCTTCTGGGTCGTCGGCCTGCTCGCCGGCTACTGGTTCGATCGGCAGCGCAGCCTCCTCGAGGGGCTGGCGACGGCGCACGAAGAAACGGTCAACGGCCTCGTGTCGGCCCTCGATCTGCGCGAACACCACACGGGCATGCACTCGCAGCGCGTGCGGGCATACACCCTCCTCCTCGCGGATCAACTTGGCGTGAGTGAACAATCACGGCGCGACATTGCCTATGGCGCGCTGCTGCACGACGTTGGCAAGATCGCCGTGCCGGACCACATCCTGCTCAAGCCGGGTCGCCTTACCGACGACGAATGGATGGAGGTCTTTAAGCATCCGGAAGAAGGTTATCGGATCATGCGGCGCGTGCCGTTTCTCCGGAATGCCGCGGATATCGTCCGCACCCATCATGAGCGGATTGACGGCAGCGGGTATCCACGCGGCCTCACGGGTGGGCAGATCCCGCTGGGCGCGCGGTTGTTCGCGGTCGCCGATGTATATGACGCGTTGACGTCAGACCGTCCGTATCACGCGGCAATCACCTACGAGCAGGCGGCGGCGGAAATCTGGGCCGGTCTTGGATCGCACTTCGCTCCGACCGCCGTCGCCGCGTTCTTCGCCGTGCCGCGTGAGAAGCTGGAGGCAGTCGCGAGCCGGTGGAAAGACGTCGAGGTCGCATCTCATGCAACGGCGAAGCTATAA
- a CDS encoding redoxin domain-containing protein, with protein sequence MNRRRAVLAALSAIPVLALFAWGMGRDPGEIPSPLPGRPAPTFALSVFTNGLGGIPQDSVRLQDWLGDPVVLNVWASWCLACRDEHPALLAVGRRYAASDVHFVGLLYNDTPEAGRAWLQEMGGQAYPSVLDPGARTAIAYGVYGVPETYFIGRDGRVAHKHTGPVTERVLEEWIARLRSDSEVPVTHATSARVR encoded by the coding sequence ATGAATCGCCGTCGCGCGGTGCTCGCCGCCCTGTCCGCGATTCCGGTGCTCGCGCTGTTCGCGTGGGGCATGGGTCGCGACCCCGGGGAGATTCCGTCACCGTTGCCCGGGCGTCCGGCGCCGACCTTTGCCCTGTCGGTGTTCACGAACGGGCTGGGCGGGATTCCGCAGGACAGTGTACGGCTGCAGGACTGGTTGGGCGATCCGGTCGTGCTCAATGTGTGGGCCTCGTGGTGCCTTGCCTGTCGAGACGAACATCCTGCGTTGCTGGCGGTCGGGCGGCGGTACGCGGCGAGCGACGTGCATTTCGTCGGACTGCTCTACAATGACACGCCCGAGGCCGGGCGCGCCTGGCTGCAGGAGATGGGTGGGCAGGCCTATCCGTCCGTGCTCGATCCTGGTGCTCGTACCGCCATCGCGTACGGCGTGTATGGCGTCCCCGAGACCTATTTCATCGGACGAGACGGTCGCGTGGCGCACAAACATACGGGGCCCGTCACAGAGCGCGTGCTGGAAGAGTGGATTGCGCGGCTCCGCTCAGACAGTGAGGTCCCGGTGACCCACGCGACCTCGGCGAGGGTTCGATAA
- a CDS encoding DUF411 domain-containing protein, with the protein MLSSVLLLGRVGRGLRPGLVPVLMYASDTCECCRLWVAHLEAHGYRVHIKYTTNLSRRKEELGVPASLRACHTAVVRDVVVEGHVPVDALTRFLAERSGERGLAVADMPGGSPGMEIVRKEPYDIVAFRSDGSTRVYAHVA; encoded by the coding sequence TTGCTCAGCTCGGTCCTTCTGCTTGGTCGCGTGGGTCGGGGGCTTCGTCCGGGCCTCGTGCCGGTCCTGATGTATGCCTCCGACACGTGCGAGTGCTGCCGGCTGTGGGTCGCCCACCTGGAAGCGCACGGCTACCGCGTGCACATCAAGTACACCACGAATCTCTCGCGCCGAAAGGAGGAACTCGGCGTGCCGGCCAGCCTGCGGGCGTGCCACACGGCCGTGGTGCGCGACGTGGTGGTGGAGGGGCACGTGCCAGTTGATGCGCTGACGCGCTTTCTCGCTGAGCGTTCAGGGGAGCGCGGGCTCGCGGTGGCGGACATGCCCGGTGGCTCACCCGGCATGGAGATCGTGCGGAAGGAACCATACGATATCGTCGCGTTCCGTTCGGATGGCAGCACGCGCGTTTACGCGCACGTCGCATGA
- a CDS encoding DUF411 domain-containing protein: MRLASGGSAVLAGLAALGVAGCKAAGAQTVHVTLYATEECGCCHQWAERMTSAGFDLKKHVMPDVTPKKDALLVPVDLRSCHTAEAGGYVFEGHVPPELIRKFLAERPADRGLAVPGMPGGSPGMEDSPKQAYDVLAFKSNGSTRVYANA; encoded by the coding sequence GTGCGCCTGGCGTCCGGTGGCTCCGCCGTCCTCGCGGGACTCGCGGCGTTGGGCGTCGCCGGCTGCAAGGCCGCCGGGGCGCAAACGGTGCACGTCACGCTGTACGCCACGGAAGAGTGCGGATGCTGCCATCAATGGGCCGAGCGCATGACGTCGGCAGGATTCGACCTCAAGAAGCACGTGATGCCCGATGTTACGCCGAAGAAAGACGCCCTGCTCGTGCCTGTCGATCTACGCTCCTGCCACACGGCCGAGGCGGGTGGCTATGTCTTTGAAGGGCACGTCCCGCCTGAGTTGATCAGGAAGTTCCTGGCAGAGCGCCCAGCCGACCGCGGCTTGGCGGTACCTGGGATGCCAGGAGGATCCCCGGGCATGGAGGACAGCCCGAAGCAGGCGTACGATGTGCTGGCCTTTAAGTCAAACGGTAGCACGCGCGTCTACGCGAACGCGTGA